Sequence from the Cucurbita pepo subsp. pepo cultivar mu-cu-16 chromosome LG02, ASM280686v2, whole genome shotgun sequence genome:
TTTCTCAACTatttttgtaacaactcaagttcatcgctagtagatattgttcgctttggctcgttacgtatcgttgtcagcctcacgatttacgcgtctgttagggagaggttttcacacccttataagaaatgttttgttcccctctttaaccgatgtgggatctcgctTACACACCGctaatgtctggctctgataccatttgtaaacaGCCCAAGCTTACCGTTAACGGATATTGTCCATTTATCgacgtcaacctcacgattttaaaatgtgtctgttagggagagatttccatattCTTACaaagtgtttcgttcttctcttcaatcgatgtgagatcaccgtctactttatttaaattctaaaaaagaGAGCAATAGAATTATGTAGAAAATATTCCAAGATTCAAATAATTGTGGGTTTTAGAGTGATGTGTGGTATTTTCCACTGAATGAGGCAGCCTTAAGTGGGGTGTCTGTACACTTTCAAAAAGGAATTACCTTTTGATATCATTCTACGAGTAAATGTGATACACATAAATGAATCAAGACAACATTCGAACGAGAGCAATCATTAGAATATGGTAGTCAAAATTTGTTTCGGTTACTCAGAGCAATCCACATCTCTTCTAGGACACCAATGGTTAGCGTGTTCTCATTCCCTGGCAGCTGCTGCTCGAGTTTATTGGCCAGTCGTCCGACCCTTGTATGCGACGTCCCTTCAATTAGCACGGTCGAGCTGATCAGCACATAACTTTGTTCTATTGAGCTGGTGGACTGTTTATATAGCACATAACTGGCCATTCTTAATTGgggttttttgttcttcatcaaaTCAGGCAAAGATTAAGTGGGTTGCCCCAAATtcttaaagaaatattttaaaatggattGAAATGATGAACATGAAGAATAGTTGTATCATTTTTGGTGAAATAGAAGGCTTAGGGTTAAAGTTGAGTACACTTGGTTAGCTCGGTAGTGTTGAGCACAGGTGGTTGCCTTGTAACGATCATGGTCTATGACATCTGGAATATCTTGGTAGGGCTATCAAAATCTAAGCCACATTATGGTTTAGGGCGAGTGGCTATTGAAGAGGTGCAAAGTGCTTTAATGAGTGCCTATGTATTAAGGAATGATCCATGTTAGTCGAGTTTTAGCATGCATCGAGTGTTCTTAACCTTTTTCCAATGACCGTAAAATGAGATAAGTTTTTTCGATGTGATTCGTGTCATTGTGAGTTCTTAACCTTTCTCAACATTTCTTTAACGATGCTGGGGAGAGGTGTGAAATTCTCGATAGGATATGTTTTGTAGACGCTTAGTGTCGAacgtgtgagatctcacattggttgaagaggagaaccaaacattccttgtaaggatgtgaaaacgtTTCtttagtagatgtgttttaaaatcgtgaggctgacggcgatacgtaatgggtcaaagcgaacaatatctgctagcggtgagtttgagctgttacgaatggtatcagagtcagataACGGACGATATGTTAGTGAGGAAGTTGGGtccccaaggggagtggattgtgagatactacatcagttggagaggggaacgaatcattgCTTGCAaatgtgtgaaaatctctccttaggagacacgttttaaaactgtgaggctgacggcgatatgtaacgtgacaaaacagacaatatttgctagcggtgggtttagggttttgccCACACATTTTGGGCTTCTATCCACGGGTTCTCAAATCCTTGTTTAGCTACAAATCTAGCACTATAACAACATATAGATCCATTTTGGCTtacattttgttaaaaaaaaactcatttacAACCAATGACATTCACGAGGGAAACGAACTGATATCCATTTTGGCTTATCGACCGATTGCTGCAATGTTACACTCGAGTAAAAAACaaagtatatgaatgaattcaTCCCATTTGAACGAGAGTGATCCTGTGTCACGACTCAATTTTCGAAGCTTCGAAACTCGAATTGTGACCCAcgagaagaaattgaaaagaaaagaaaaaaaaaaataaagaatttaaaagaaaagaaagaaataataaaagatgCAATTCCATTAAAGACTTAAAATCGAGGAAAGAGaagttaaatttcaaataatataaaaggattacaaattttaaaataggaaaTACAAATATGAAAGGAATACacaaagactccaaaagaccAAAAAAGGACGGAGGTTCCGGAATGACCCGTGTGACCGTACAGCTCTCGaacgctcctccacctcgaccgacacctgaaaaaaaaaaagtagaaagaaatgagtataaaaattatactcaataagtcacctacttgtaggctctcatcgcatctAATCTTAACAGAATTCTCACAGTCTTCTAATTGGCTCAAGGACGTCAGGTTCTAGTTTTAGTCTCTTTGGGGCTCGCCCCTCGGAACTTGCTCTTTGGAGCTTCACTGGTTCTCCATCCTTTCATTTGATACCCAAGTGTTCCTTATGCTAAGCTGGACTGACCGGTATCTCTCTACGAGGCgctacctctacatggctaATTGAGACTACATGGTATTTtgcctaggggtgtgctgaatacCTCCTAAGCCCATAATAGTCCTCTTGGGGGGCGCGACCCAACTCGTTCCCATGCAACTAATGGGGTATACTACGTGaggacacatttcccatgcgaaacGGCTAGGAGCAGTAAGAACTGATCAGGACCTCTAGTCCCCCCCACGAAACTATAGACATCGTTCGGTCAACTAGTAGTCTAAGAACACTCATAAGGTATTTCTTTGCCGTGATAATCTGTGCTTACTCAATGGGGCGATGACCTCCATCATGCACTCGGAAAGAAGAGTTTACACTCAACGGGGCGATGTCATCCCTCAAGTACCCGAAACGTGGAGTTCACTATTTCAACATGAATTGAACATATGCATATAgcggaagcttaaagcatACAAGCAACACCCAGATAATTCACCAAATACGCTCATAACAATCAATCTGCCTAATCTCATTCATGGATAGCTAATCTAAGCCAAAtgtactagcatgcatgcaattcAAGCGAAtgctacaagtatttcttcctcttcctaaATACCTGGTGGtgacttacttggttgacgtGTGCCCCTTCGCTAGCGTTTCCATGCTCGTaaggtgtccaaaaatactgattttctccaattaggtccctattcGCATAAAAACATCGTTAGAATTGGAATCGGGGCAGAAATTGGGCAAACAGAAGTTGGACGGACGGAAAACAGAAACTCACGCACTCCCACGTGCCGCCACACGTCCTCACGCGCCCAGACAAAGTCTAGTCGCAGGTGTCACATGCCCAGACAAAGTCTAGTCGCAGGTGTCACACGCAGGTCGGATTCTGCAGTCGCGGTTCATTGGGCCGGTTTGACACATGACTTGCCgaaattttttctctctcctccgtTCTTGAAAATCGGCTCGGATCTTTGCCTTCGGACCAGAATTCCGGCTAATTTCCTCCATGAATCTTGTGCAGAATTCCTCTAGATgaacatatcaaaatttcagaCCTTGATTCACAACGGAGAGTTCTagatttgagaaaaacaaTCAAGATCTTACCTTGCCGATTTTCTCAATCTCTTGACAGAAAATGGGACTCTGAACGccaacatcttcttcttccttccaagAAGAAGTCCTTGTCATTAGATCGTGGCTAGCAGCGACTTCCAGCTGTGGTCCGATAAGTTTTCAAatgattctttctttcttctctctaggttttctctctactctctcttcctcccttttcctcttttctcACACAATTGCGAGAATTTTGGACCGCTAGAAGGGAAAAATTACCTATTTGCCCCTTtgtaactttaattttttttttctttttctttttttcctcgaGTGCTACATCTCGATGATAGGATGACAGGGAATTTTTAAAGGAGCGGAAAGTTACTATCTTCAATAACTTCTAGGTTTAAACAATTGGCTACCAATTCAAATCGATTAATGTATGATAAccattcatatcataatcaacTCAAATAAGTTAACAtcaaaaatttaatacaacaagaattcttttattattgagtttattataaatttcataacatgtgttaacatataaaaaaataaagatatggCATGATAGCCATGGTGTTTGGaatgaaaaatacaataaatatttattccaTGTAGTAGTTGCAATCAATTCTCCTCCATTAGTTTTTTATTCGTAGTTGAATCTTTCGATCATTGAGAGGTTGCAGAGGTCTTGCATTAGTGTCCGAATCCTACATATATAAACGATACATTAGACAAAAtccaaagaacaaaaaaaaaaaaaaaaacattatcgTATGAAAAACAATCACACTTACATCATGAACAGCCACACGAAGCAACTTCACTTGTTCCGGTGCAACCGTCCTAATCTGAAAAATATACGATAGTGATCATTTAACCATAGAAAATACAATTCCGAGTAAAATTGAGATCAAAGACGTAgaagttgaattaaaaaatacctctCTCACTATCGTCCAAAGGACATTTTGAGAACACGGAGGAACGGTAAGAGAGCCGATATACCGATAATATAAACTGCTTTGCATCTTCAACAACGATGGATCGATCACATTCAATTTATCGTATTCCCTTGAATCCGATATATCTTCCAAATACTCTTCCAactaaaaatacaaaaaggaaatgagTTCCAAAGACAAACATGTAGAAgaacaaaccctaattttgaaacaatagTTAAGGTTTTGAGGGTTACTTTGGACAAGAAATGGTCTGGTCGTCCGATGTTGTACAGAAGTCCAATGACAGCAACTTTTCCAGTTCGGCTTTGGTGCACCAAATGAGCTTCTAAGGCAAACCTTCTTCCATTGATGGTGTGCTCAGAGGGTGAGTGCCAATGACATTGTCTTAGAAAGTATCGAGTTCCATTGACATTTATAGATCCAGCTCCACCACTCCATTTCAGCTGCAACCATCACAACAAGTAGTtcaaattaggttaaattacataAAGCTTTAACGTATCATTCTCGAGGTATAAAATTAGATCAAATTAGTGTTCGATCTTTATGTTCATGGGTTGGGTCGGGTCGGACTGAGACATATTCAATCCAAcctaaacataaattttttgggttggtgTGGTTCGAGTTGTTCGAGTCATTAACCAACccaatttataaaaaattttatttattcaaaccAAACCCGAACTCAGATCGAACGAATAAGGTTGGATTGATCAGGGTTTAATATATCTAAGCCAAAAATCAATcgttaccctctccaaccgacgtaggatctcataatccatcgGGCCAGCGTTTTCGCGGGCACACCGCCCCtgatgtctaactctgatatcatttgtaacatcaAAGCTCACAGATAGCATATATTGTGTCTCTAGGCTTTCTCTTATggatttcccctcaagattttaaaacccatctactaggagaggtttccacactcttataagaaacgtttcgtttccctctcaaaCGACATGGGacttcattaatattattttggttaccatgatatcatgaccTCTGTTCTTGAGAGTTGCATTGGAGGGTTTATAGTCGATCTTGAGGTTGGTAAAATGGGACACAATTCGGACTCTCTTATGCAACAAATCAATAGGAGATTGCATCAACCCAGTCTTACAGCCATGCCATTCTCGTTTAAGCTCTCCCCAATGAGTAGGTCCTCTATCTCCTTCAGCGTCATAATCAAACTCCTTCTGATCTTCTGCTCCcaatcaaaacaacaaaacaaaatatatcaacGACGTCATGAactcatgtatttatagaaGTAATATGTACAGATATGATCTATTCAATCATAGATTCTCCTTGATTCATAGTAACAAACAAGTAAATCAGTAGATTGTCTTACTATGTACAGATATGATCTATTCTACGTTTAACGAACATAAACACGAAGaaatagagaaataaaagATGATTTAATGGGTTCCCTACCAACTTCTTGACACATTACAGGCCATGAAACCAGAAGAAACGCACATAAAAATGAGCCAAAAATGACGTGAAATGGGAGCTTCACCATCTTTAAAACCTTTGGGTTCTTCTTTAGCTAAGCAATTTGGGTGTGGTTTGTGGTgattttagaacaaaaattagGTATTTATAAGCATCAAACATACAAATTTGAAGCTTCTTTGTTTCTTCCTTCGTCTATTTCAACttaagtttgaaaaaaatggagaatgcCAATGAATTCTTCCCAATCTCATCTCCATACATAATTAATGGATATTGGAAACAAAATGTTGGCGTACACTTTCTTTTACAACTTCATAGGTGGCCCATTCCCGCtcgtatttaataaatctgtCAACTTtcgaaaatgaaatataataaacCAATCTAACGTACGTAATGACTCATGCCCAAGATTCGAACTACGTTACTTAACAATTCTTCGAGCATGTTCTGTCTTCACTCACATACCTCCTAAGAAAATCATAGAGTTCTTATGATAGagccacttgtcacaatcgcacttttaatgACAGCGGACTtacgattgtgcgacactcactttccaacgacaagtgagttaagccaattcgttcttacgtcgcctacgaccaagcgacgtatgctcgagcctctggcctcgattttaagagaaggttttagaaaacgagggcagagagagattttttaaagaaacgTTATATAAACAAGTAAGAGAGAAATAATGGcttacagtatataaccttgagTAGGGATTGAAATAGAATgtgcaccttgttggtataagtagtttttaatgtcttttttagtaattctattctcaagattgcttttatttgaatgtggtatcagttcattcatgtctCATCCTTTACTCCGATATCACAAACTCcataatattagaaaataaaaaataaataagaatttagaattactaatttatctttaaatatatttaaactaaaatttagaNCCCTGGTTCATCACCATATCTATAACCTCGTTAGTCTGAACACCTTTGTCACATGTCTCGTAAGTTTATGCATCATCTAaaacgaaaaacaaaaagaaaatcgaaaaggaatgaatattaattttaaaatacttgtttttatgtttgaaattgaaaatatttaataaaatttgcaATCATTatcaaagaatttaaaatgtgttGGAGTTGGGTCCATACTCTAATTTTGATTATCAAATAATTctcaatataaattaattacatcATAGTAATATAAATTTCCAAGAAATTTCCTCCTCCATACAAATTGCCCAATACGTCACCATCTCTCTCAATGACTATTTGTTTGGTGAAAacataaactataatttttatttatttatttatttatttatttatttatttatttattgaatttcgATCGTTCACGAAACTTATTTTAAGATCAAATAAatgtcttaatttttttataataagatACTCGAGTGTTTTAGATACCTCGATAggtttttatgattttttgtGTTCGAGGACATTCTCTAATGACATTTTTGTCCTTcgttttttaattcttattaattaatttctctaattttattttatattaaaaattaatttaagtaaCCAATTTGAGCATTTCTCAATGAATAAGATACTAATTATTTTGCATAGAATTTCGCTACGTAGCAATTGCCTTGAAATTGCCATCTCCACATATCTCCCCCTCCATcactctccttctctctcattttctctctatCATTTTCACCGTGTTTCCACCCTCTTTCTCATCTCCACGAATTTTAA
This genomic interval carries:
- the LOC111787486 gene encoding alpha carbonic anhydrase 7-like, whose translation is MVKLPFHVIFGSFLCAFLLVSWPVMCQEVEDQKEFDYDAEGDRGPTHWGELKREWHGCKTGLMQSPIDLLHKRVRIVSHFTNLKIDYKPSNATLKNRGHDIMLKWSGGAGSINVNGTRYFLRQCHWHSPSEHTINGRRFALEAHLVHQSRTGKVAVIGLLYNIGRPDHFLSKLEEYLEDISDSREYDKLNVIDPSLLKMQSSLYYRYIGSLTVPPCSQNVLWTIVREIRTVAPEQVKLLRVAVHDDSDTNARPLQPLNDRKIQLRIKN